The Osmerus eperlanus chromosome 22, fOsmEpe2.1, whole genome shotgun sequence genome window below encodes:
- the nfil3-5 gene encoding nuclear factor, interleukin 3 regulated, member 5 gives MESLSLHLQSSANKNNMDVDTYSNYSESLPSPQPDGGSRSGRQSKGSKANMSCRRKREFISDEKKDASYWEKRRKNNEAAKRSREKRRLNDMVLENRVMALNEENVRLKTELLQLKLRFGLITTASYMEKSQQISNSSAAGAGTNGNPTGNPYFSSSGYSSASQVMLNSDSSEAEQSSRGERHTPLPKYSPRGSLSDLSDGSSRDSPEPMAYEIKRESTGMDMDKIPNGMSNGVFHDHQHRSQEAECAMDYQHQQLHHHQEAASPASQGASAQRSVILYRSGSTSYPMDNQRREEMDLAQQSRSSGAHNSQTGHPSCKSSESIMDVAERLERKTLDSPPYEYTNSHCDSTEEPRYDCHSEQQHDDEVGPYSYQGQEDHKDSQNPFAPELLHSSEEGKAHSYQRHQAYLSTLDEEPPVLTYEGGPRAEGYYQEHSSSGKDTSSSDGDPRSSDKEGSTDDESPSSSSSEMGSYNQRALQNGALMVGAAQSHGIDCQTEVKATALPHKLRLKYRALSNGASRTQGDAPIGSPSSASPSPTLPQHPYLALPSNQQGGHGSGDSGEVENAAEYSEDESQTTQEREEARNEGGKKGASSRNERNNRRE, from the coding sequence ATGGAAAGCCTTAGTCTACACCTGCAATCATCCgccaacaaaaacaacatggaCGTTGACACCTACTCCAACTACAGTGAGAGTCTTCCGTCCCCTCAGCCTGACGGAGGCTCACGCTCGGGCCGCCAGAGTAAAGGCAGCAAGGCCAACATGTCATGCCGGCGCAAGCGGGAGTTCATCTCTGACGAGAAGAAGGACGCGTCCTATTGGGAGAAACGCCGCAAGAACAACGAGGCGGCCAAGCGCTCCAGGGAGAAACGGCGCCTCAACGACATGGTGCTGGAGAATCGCGTCATGGCGCTGAATGAGGAGAACGTCCGCCTGAAGACTGAGCTGCTTCAACTGAAGCTGCGATTTGGCCTGATCACTACCGCGTCCTACATGGAGAAAAGCCAGCAGATCTCCAACAGCTCTGCGGCTGGCGCTGGCACCAACGGAAACCCCACCGGCAACCCTTACTTCTCCAGCAGTGGCTACTCTAGCGCCTCGCAGGTAATGCTCAACTCGGACTCTTCTGAGGCGGAACAGTCTAGCCGGGGGGAACGTCACACCCCGCTCCCCAAGTACTCCCCTCGTGGTTCCCTCTCAGACTTGTCTGACggttcctccagagacagtcctgAACCCATGGCCTACGAAATCAAAAGGGAGTCCACAGGCATGGACATGGACAAAATCCCCAATGGGATGTCCAATGGAGTTTTTCATGATCACCAGCACAGGTCCCAAGAGGCCGAATGTGCCATGGACTACCAGCACCAgcaactccaccaccaccaggagGCTGCCAGCCCAGCTTCCCAGGGTGCCTCTGCCCAGAGGAGTGTGATCCTTTACAGATCTGGCAGCACTTCCTATCCAATGGAcaaccagaggagagaggagatggacctGGCCCAGCAGAGCAGGTCGTCTGGGGCTCACAACAGCCAGACAGGGCATCCTTCCTGCAAGTCCTCCGAGAGCATCATGGATGTCGCTGAGCGTCTGGAGAGGAAAACCCTGGACTCCCCTCCCTACGAGTACACCAACAGCCATTGCGACTCGACCGAAGAACCGAGGTATGACTGCCACTCCGAACAGCAGCACGATGATGAGGTCGGACCATACAGCTACCAAGGCCAAGAAGACCACAAGGACTCTCAGAACCCCTTTGCCCCAGAGCTCCTCCACAGCAGTGAGGAGGGCAAGGCACACTCCTACCAGCGCCACCAGGCCTACCTCAGCACCTTGGACGAAGAGCCCCCAGTCCTTACATACGAAGGGGGGCCCAGAGCCGAGGGGTACTACCAGGAACACTCTTCATCTGGTAAGGACACCTCCTCCAGCGACGGGGACCCCCGCAGCTCCGACAAGGAGGGATCCACGGATGACgagtccccctcctcatcctcctctgagATGGGAAGCTACAACCAGAGGGCATTGCAAAACGGTGCCTTGATGGTGGGGGCGGCCCAGAGCCATGGAATCGACTGCCAGACCGAGGTGAAAGCCACAGCCCTGCCCCACAAGCTCCGCCTCAAGTACAGAGCCCTGTCCAACGGTGCAAGCAGAACCCAAGGGGATGCACCAATCGGCTCCCCCTCCTCGGCATCGCCATCTcccaccctgccccagcatCCCTACCTCGCCCTGCCTAGCAACCAACAAGGTGGGCACGGCAGTGGCGACAGCGGGGAGGTGGAGAATGCGGCCGAGTACAGCGAGGACGAGTCTCAGACaacgcaggagagagaggaggcaaggAATGAAGGTGGGAAGAAGGGAGCCAGCAGCAGAAATGAACGTAACAACAGGCGGGAGTAG